TTATCACATTCTTTGGTAGATAGCTTTTGCTTCTGCTTGCTGGTGGAGGCTTAATGTTACTATAGACCAGCTCATGTAAATAACTGTTTTTATGGCGTAGTTCACAGGCAGGTCCTGCCTCTGCTTGCATGAAAGTTATACGTTCCATACTCCAGGAGAGCAGTCAACATGGTATTGATGGAACTGCCGGTATTTTATCAGTACAAGCTGATGCTTCTATGCCAGTACGGACGAGTTAAACTTTGTGCCAGTTCCATCGTAGAGATTATCTTGGcattaatttctaattttttgtcatTGTAATTATTCTAGGTACCAGGATCTTTACCGAAGCTGAGGGCCGTAGAGATTGCTGCTGCTTTCTCTTCATCGTCGTTTGGTATTGGATACTTTGGAAGCTCAATGGAACGGCCGAAGGTATCACAAGATTAAAGTCTGGATCTTTGGTTTTTATCTTTAATAATTCTTTAGGAATGGCTTGTTATTCTTTCATTACTACCCAGAAAGACAATGCACAGCTTGTTTCTATTGAATAAAGCctgcaaaattcaattttagtgAACTTGCACTGTCCGAGATCACGATGTTGACATGCAGTTTAGATTCTTAGCAATGTTAAAAGGTTGTAGTATGATATAAGGCATTCTGAATGCCTGATCAAGAAAACAAAGTGCGCGTGACCATCAACTCCTTTTTCTGTTAGAGGATGATGCCGTGGCTAGAATTTAGAATTTAATGGTGTAGCCTTACGGCTTTGAGCCTGAAGCCTGGAGTGTCTAGGGTTGTCGGTGATCCATAATTCATGTGATAGTCTTTGCTTTAATTTCTTGATGCAAAGAGGCCTGTTCTGAAATGGTTTGTCTGGCTTTAGTGTTATGGGATTTTGGCCAATGCATGCTTTTCAGATAACCTAATGGCTATTGGTAAAGCCCATGGTGATTTCTTCTACCTCTTGGATGATACTTTTGTTATCGCCTATCGTTGTTCTAACATTTGCTCTCTGTGTCTTTCAGGTTTCAATCCTTAGGAGTACAAAACAGCAGAAGATAACTAGGATTGATCATTTTGAAGCTCGGATTGATCTTTCTACACACGAAGTGCTGTGATTGCTCATGCTTACGTGACAAGCACTCGCATCCAGAATAACTTCAAGCGCCAGAGAGATGAAAGATTTGTATACTATGGTCATGATTTATCTACCTATCAAATTATGAATACCTAGCATGTCTCGGAGTCTATTCCTTGCAACAACTGAGTTTTCCAGAATAAACAAAAGGATAAAGAGAAGCCTTAGGGATTACTGGAGTTTTGATGTGGCAATAAGGGATAAGGAGGATCACATCAATTAAATATTCAAGGAGGATTAACTCCAATGTATCATAGcaataagaaattgaaatacTAATGATGATTGCTGTTGAAGTTTTTTATGTAGGAAGCGTGATGCTTTTGGATTGCTTGTCATTTAATTACCCTTATGCATGTTATTTCTTCTCTTGATTGGGTGAATCTTACAAGAATTTTTCCTTTATCCGCGTCTAAGTGAAAATATACTGCGTTAAAATTGCCTCCACAAGATTATATAGTCCTCGAGATgaagacaagaaaagagaagaggacATAGATAGGGACTAATCGGCTTCAGGATGAGGAAATCGGCTTATGAGATCATAATTTGAGCATAATACAATGAAGCAAACACAGGAAGAATCAAACTTGGAACAATCATACAAGAAATTTCAATCTTtcgccccccaaaaaaaccGAAAACAGATGACCAGCTAACCAAGTTGCAGAAAACTATCAAGGAGCGCTACGCAGACGGCAAGACTATTCTTGCATCTCATTGTTAGCTTCTGTCACCAGCTCGGCAGGCTCGGGCGGTGGGGTACCAGAGGAGCCAGAGGAGGCATTTCTCCTGTGCGTGGCAGAGTCGAGCACATGCTTGTAGTCGCCCTTCTCCATGAACAGCCGCGCGAAATGGTGTCGGCAGTAGAGAACTCCATCGAGGGCAGCATAAGAGGAGTGTGTCAAGGGGCATCCTCCATGCGCGCATCTGAAGCATGTCTTGTGGTAACACTCTCCCTCCATCGTCACCTATGTACAGTAACAAACCATCAGGACGTAACTGAAAGCTCTACCCCGATCCAAATGGTCCTCGGAAACAGTCTTGTATCAACACAGGCACTAGCATACAATCACAACAACGCCATGAAACACATGAAACCTCTAGGACCGATAAATTCTGATTGCCAAATGGAGAAAAGCTTTACGAACCTTTTCCAAGGGGTAAACGGTTTTGTTGCAGGTGGAACACTTGTCTAGGGTTCCACTGAACAAGGAAGAAAGCTTGCTGGGGGTTCTTGTCTGTAACAGGTTGTTAGGGTTAGCCCCTAAAAATCAGGTAAAAGACAACAACATAGAAAGGGGCACTATGAATGATGCTTTTGATTGCCTGAATTAGACATAACCTCAACCATCCCAAGGATTCAAAACAGTGGACTTCGTCCAGGATTAAATCCAAAGGATGACGCGTTTGAGGTCAGAGATaattttatgatgacaaaaagaaattctcaaaaGAGCATGCTAAGATCGGTGACGAAGTTTACCAGCTCATTTGGCTTGTCAGACTTGGCTGCCGCAGCATATCATAGGCAAGATATTGTCAAGAGAAGAATAGTTAGTTCGAGATCTGGTGAAACCACCACTAAAGAGCAGAATACGGCACGGAAAATGTACCTGATTGGAAATTCTTCCTGAAGTCGCCGGATTCCTTGAAGAGTTGCTCAAAATGTGTCTTACAGTAGAGAACACCATCCATTGAGGAATAGTTGCTCATCTACCAAGCAATGTGCATCAGTACAGGTTTTGATATGAAAAGTATTGCTTTGTCACGTAAAAGCCAATTCCGAAAATCTTTCCTTCACATTGAGAACCCAAAATGGAAGGTGATGCACATAACATTAGCATCCAGAAAAATGCAGAAACATAACATACCACAAGTGTCCCATTGCAGTGGCTGCATCTGAAGCAGGTTTTGTGATAGGGAATGCCTTCAAGAGTCATCATATCGACAACATGAACAGTCTTGTCGCAAACCTTACATTTATCCACGGTTCCAGTGAAGGCCATCTTTCCCGTTTCCTTGAGCAGATTGAAAAATCCGTGCTTTGTATCTGATCGTCCGGCGAGGGTCAAAGAAAATTCAGCAAGAAAAACTATCAAACCCTTTTCTTGCTACCCCACCTCAGACAAGTCAGATTGGACAAAAAGTCTTGGATTTGTGTGAAAAAACTTCAACGGATCACACATTATAATGGGTCTTCCCCTTTCCTTGGAATGGTGGGAAACGGCATTCCAGCTTTCTTGGACACTTGAATGGATGTCCATGCTGTGAGCTAAAAATGGACGATCCTCCTCAGAATGCATATACATTGCCAGGGTAGGGGAATGAAAAGAGGGCATGCGTGTTTGACCTTTTCAAAAGTAGACATTGAGCTGAGGCCAGCCAATTTCACTTGGCAATTTAGGTTTCTGTCTTTGTCCAAAATGTTTTTGACTCGGAGGTGATTCATAAGTCAATGACCTCATATGTAAATCGATCCAGAGTGTCAGGTGTAGACGAAATTGATTTTGTAGGTTGCATTTCTTGAACTAGTTAAGAGATTACTAAATGAATCGATTGGGTAGTAAATATGCCAGCTCCTCCTTCAATGCCTCACCCTCTTTCCCCATCATGAACAGTCTAGTCGCCACCTCCGGTGACGGCGACGACACCAAAGACATCCCGCAGCCATCTCTCCACCACCTATTCGCCGCCCGCTGCTCTTCTCCTAACAAAACTTCTTTTTTATTGGACTTGCATCTTGAATCCCGTTTTCTTTAATTTAACCCTTTCCCTAATCAATGCAATCCACCGATGATTGGGAACTGTCCACAATGCGATCTTAAAAATGAAGCTATTGAGAGTTTCTCGAATGGTTTTCATGTATATTCCGACCTTCTAATCCTATCAAAAATAGATGCAACATTTCAAATCTGTTTCAAAACTATCACAAACCATTTAGCACCATTTCTGAGAGAAAATATTTCGTTAGGtttctttctaaattttgattgtgtttcaatttttaattcttgtACTTTGTGTGATTTTTTGGCTTTATGTCATGCCatattttgtattattttttcaaattaaaaattaaaagattagatttttttttttaaagaaattatgaCCTTagtaggataaaaaaaaaggaaattaaataaTGGTTTTGGTTGGTATATAATCTTATTGATAGACTTGATAGGACTTTAAAAGATGGAGGCCTTATCATTGATGACCTAATAAGGTGGgggaaaagattgaaaaatggaaa
The sequence above is drawn from the Rhodamnia argentea isolate NSW1041297 chromosome 9, ASM2092103v1, whole genome shotgun sequence genome and encodes:
- the LOC115748540 gene encoding LIM domain-containing protein PLIM2b-like, which translates into the protein MAFTGTVDKCKVCDKTVHVVDMMTLEGIPYHKTCFRCSHCNGTLVMSNYSSMDGVLYCKTHFEQLFKESGDFRKNFQSAKSDKPNELTRTPSKLSSLFSGTLDKCSTCNKTVYPLEKVTMEGECYHKTCFRCAHGGCPLTHSSYAALDGVLYCRHHFARLFMEKGDYKHVLDSATHRRNASSGSSGTPPPEPAELVTEANNEMQE